The Agarilytica rhodophyticola genome has a window encoding:
- a CDS encoding TonB-dependent receptor, whose protein sequence is MNRNKLSLAISLSLIGVAQTPLLYAQQSANTDQEVEEVIVTGVGAIARSSFDTPASVNSFDEEDITRLAASSNADLLRNVPGISAEGGGGEVAVNLFVPGLPASGQYAYTPLNFDGFTTFSYFGLNSSAFDVYHRTDLGVERVEFIRGGASNLFGPGSVAGIVNYISKQGKDEAESKVQLEVAQDNRVATNFATSGPVGNGEGNNYYALSGYYRYDEGPIDTGLETDGFQLKGNFRHEFDDGSGSFTIFAQAIDDKVQFYLPLPLDADSNEFASGNDGNEVQTIQTDQLDNFVYPTANGLRELRLGDGVETKGGSLAFELNKEYDSGWSLGIKSKYSKYTHNFNLFIPAGGDNVLTTQAFLQQQGLDGYDNASFAVLDTGEQLSDTDLVYRTQGWDRIRPAQDYTSQFDISKSFDTGGVTHTFTGGLWLSRAQADDFNHRLFYLGEFNNRPRLLTLSVSGDNSATPGVIETGTRHYSVNGFAGSGGHVNAGGSANRIATYFADQIEGDRWSLDLGIRLEQFDAEYFSEGSTSAAIDPSLYAIPDGDSVLPNLQTDTVGNGRFTRLDVDGTAWAAAVAGLYRINDSLNVFGNISRGFFWPQARTLPGRVNSLSSLADPVSFVEDQFEEETIDRAEIGLKFSSGIFDGSIGAYYLTLSDNTTFQQLENADGTFTAVTVISDTETTGIDASGTFSFNDYLDLDVNLTFADHEFSEGPNEGNEISRQPNILGGFSLIFNNDTIDSSITYSYRGDSFGNDANTRELESFGFWRADAGYTIAMADDEELRLSLSVFNLTDEDGLTEGNPRAGTGPQGDFAVGRPILPRRITFRATYSF, encoded by the coding sequence ATGAATCGCAATAAACTTAGTTTAGCTATCAGCTTATCACTTATTGGCGTTGCACAGACGCCATTGTTATATGCGCAGCAATCGGCAAACACAGATCAAGAAGTGGAAGAGGTGATCGTTACGGGAGTAGGTGCTATTGCCCGATCTTCTTTTGATACTCCAGCATCCGTGAATTCATTCGATGAAGAAGATATTACTCGCTTAGCGGCCAGTAGTAACGCTGATTTGTTACGCAACGTTCCTGGTATTTCTGCCGAAGGGGGTGGCGGTGAAGTGGCGGTCAATTTATTTGTTCCAGGCTTACCTGCCAGTGGACAATATGCCTATACCCCTTTGAACTTTGATGGTTTTACAACGTTTAGCTACTTTGGTCTTAACTCTTCAGCATTCGATGTTTACCATCGCACTGATTTAGGTGTTGAGCGGGTGGAGTTTATTCGTGGTGGTGCTTCTAATCTTTTTGGTCCAGGTTCTGTTGCTGGTATCGTTAATTACATTAGTAAACAAGGTAAAGATGAAGCTGAAAGTAAGGTGCAATTAGAAGTCGCACAAGATAATCGTGTGGCGACAAACTTTGCTACCAGCGGCCCTGTGGGCAACGGCGAAGGCAACAATTATTATGCGCTTTCAGGTTATTATCGTTACGACGAAGGCCCGATAGATACAGGTTTAGAAACCGATGGCTTCCAGCTTAAGGGAAACTTTAGACACGAATTTGACGATGGTTCAGGCTCTTTTACTATCTTTGCCCAAGCTATTGACGATAAGGTTCAATTTTATTTGCCTTTGCCATTAGATGCCGATAGTAATGAGTTTGCGAGCGGTAATGATGGCAATGAAGTGCAAACAATACAGACCGATCAGCTTGATAATTTTGTTTATCCTACTGCCAATGGTTTGCGCGAATTGCGTTTAGGTGACGGTGTTGAAACCAAAGGCGGTTCCTTGGCCTTTGAATTAAATAAAGAATACGATAGTGGCTGGAGTCTTGGTATTAAGAGTAAATACTCAAAATATACCCATAACTTCAATCTCTTTATTCCCGCCGGTGGTGATAATGTATTAACCACACAAGCTTTTTTACAGCAACAAGGTCTTGATGGTTATGATAATGCGTCGTTTGCGGTCTTGGATACAGGGGAACAATTAAGCGATACTGATCTTGTTTATCGTACCCAAGGCTGGGATAGAATTCGTCCAGCTCAAGATTACACTTCTCAGTTTGATATTAGTAAATCCTTTGACACAGGTGGTGTTACTCATACCTTTACCGGTGGTTTATGGTTGTCACGTGCACAAGCGGATGATTTTAATCACCGTTTATTTTATCTCGGCGAATTTAATAATCGGCCTCGGTTGTTAACCTTGAGTGTATCGGGTGATAATTCAGCAACCCCTGGTGTTATCGAGACAGGAACTCGTCATTATTCTGTTAATGGTTTTGCCGGCTCCGGTGGCCATGTTAACGCTGGCGGCAGCGCCAATCGTATTGCCACCTATTTTGCCGATCAAATAGAAGGAGATAGATGGAGCCTAGACTTAGGTATACGCCTTGAGCAATTTGATGCAGAATATTTTTCTGAAGGCTCCACCAGTGCAGCCATCGATCCTAGCCTTTACGCAATCCCAGATGGCGATAGTGTATTGCCTAACCTGCAAACAGATACGGTGGGTAATGGACGCTTTACTCGCCTTGATGTGGATGGCACTGCGTGGGCAGCTGCGGTTGCTGGTCTTTATCGTATCAATGATTCGCTTAATGTGTTTGGTAATATTTCTCGCGGTTTTTTCTGGCCGCAAGCCCGTACCTTACCTGGGCGTGTTAATAGTTTGTCAAGCCTCGCTGATCCTGTGAGTTTTGTTGAAGATCAATTTGAAGAGGAAACGATTGATCGTGCTGAAATTGGTTTGAAGTTTTCTTCCGGTATCTTTGATGGTTCTATCGGTGCCTATTATTTAACATTGAGTGATAACACAACTTTCCAGCAGTTGGAAAATGCCGATGGAACCTTTACTGCAGTGACGGTTATTTCTGATACTGAAACTACCGGTATTGATGCCAGTGGTACTTTTAGTTTTAACGACTACCTCGATTTGGATGTCAATTTAACTTTTGCCGATCACGAGTTTTCCGAAGGGCCAAATGAGGGTAATGAAATCTCGCGTCAACCCAATATCCTCGGCGGTTTTAGTTTAATCTTTAATAACGACACAATTGATTCAAGTATCACCTACAGTTATCGTGGCGATAGCTTTGGTAACGACGCCAATACACGAGAACTAGAATCTTTTGGTTTCTGGCGTGCTGATGCCGGGTATACCATTGCCATGGCGGATGACGAAGAGCTGCGTTTGAGTCTTTCTGTATTTAATCTTACCGATGAGGATGGTCTTACCGAAGGCAACCCCAGAGCGGGTACAGGTCCACAAGGGGATTTTGCGGTAGGGCGACCTATCTTACCGCGTCGCATAACATTCCGGGCAACATATAGTTTTTAA
- a CDS encoding sodium:solute symporter family transporter, protein MNILDYLIVVGYLGAMLAFGFFLRDQSSEEDYFLGGKSLGWMPLTLSTMATQLSAISFISAPGFVGLREGGGLKWLTYEFSVPLAMILVMFVIMPALYRAGVVSIYDYLDKRFGRSTRLFISVAFQIARSFSTGIMVYATGIIIEAVLGIPFWQSILLISVITIIYSLQGGMKAVVYGDAVQMILIIFGLTLCIFFALNELGGFGEFVKEVDPERLYAVDFSSFGFSGDEFGFLPMIFGGFVLYASYYGCDQTQAQRALSAKSLGDIRKLLFFNGFLRFPITLLYCTAGLVIGVLATLHTDFMQQIPADRPDFMMPIFIIEYLPNGVIGLLLVAILAAAMSTLSSTINSLSAVTMEDLTMLNIKAIDQKQEVLLSRYVAFFWGIVILTLSAFAGNIAPTVIEAINKVGSALYGPILGVFLIAILNKKVNGLAVNIGLLAGLFVNVCLWLFVPQVFWMWWNFIGLVVTSVLALIVSQTLSNNETGVQLIEEVENHSQTEVLTGKLKTSISLIVYFIVIIAVSVALGL, encoded by the coding sequence ATGAATATTCTTGACTATCTTATTGTTGTTGGTTACCTCGGTGCAATGCTGGCTTTTGGTTTTTTTCTGCGTGATCAATCCAGCGAGGAAGATTATTTTTTAGGTGGTAAGTCATTAGGCTGGATGCCTTTAACACTATCTACAATGGCCACTCAATTATCGGCGATTAGTTTTATTTCGGCTCCTGGCTTCGTCGGTTTGAGAGAAGGTGGGGGGCTAAAATGGTTAACGTATGAATTTTCCGTACCGTTGGCGATGATTTTGGTTATGTTCGTCATTATGCCGGCCTTATACCGCGCGGGTGTGGTCAGCATTTATGATTATCTCGATAAAAGATTTGGTCGCTCAACACGTTTGTTTATCAGTGTTGCTTTTCAGATTGCCCGTTCCTTTAGTACCGGTATTATGGTCTACGCCACCGGAATTATTATTGAAGCGGTGTTGGGAATTCCATTTTGGCAGTCAATATTATTGATCAGTGTTATCACCATTATTTATTCTTTACAAGGCGGTATGAAGGCTGTCGTTTATGGTGATGCGGTACAAATGATACTCATTATTTTTGGTTTAACCCTTTGCATCTTTTTCGCTTTAAACGAATTAGGCGGTTTTGGTGAATTTGTTAAAGAGGTTGATCCTGAGCGTTTATATGCTGTTGATTTTTCCTCCTTTGGGTTTTCTGGAGATGAGTTTGGTTTTTTACCGATGATTTTTGGCGGTTTTGTTTTGTACGCGTCCTACTACGGATGCGATCAGACGCAAGCCCAAAGAGCACTCTCTGCGAAAAGCCTGGGCGATATTAGAAAGTTATTATTCTTTAATGGCTTTTTACGTTTTCCAATTACCTTACTGTATTGTACAGCCGGTTTAGTTATTGGTGTGCTTGCGACTTTACACACAGATTTTATGCAACAAATACCCGCAGATAGGCCAGATTTTATGATGCCTATATTTATTATCGAGTATCTACCTAATGGTGTTATAGGCCTTCTGTTAGTAGCTATTTTGGCTGCTGCGATGTCGACTTTAAGTTCGACAATTAACTCGCTCTCGGCCGTTACTATGGAAGATTTGACGATGCTTAATATAAAAGCCATAGACCAGAAACAAGAAGTTCTGCTTTCTCGCTATGTGGCTTTTTTCTGGGGGATAGTAATACTCACATTGTCTGCCTTTGCCGGCAATATTGCTCCGACCGTGATTGAGGCGATTAATAAGGTAGGGTCTGCACTTTACGGGCCTATTTTAGGGGTGTTTTTAATCGCCATACTTAATAAAAAAGTCAATGGTCTAGCGGTTAATATCGGATTGCTCGCGGGTTTATTTGTCAATGTTTGCTTATGGCTATTTGTTCCACAGGTGTTTTGGATGTGGTGGAATTTTATTGGTCTAGTCGTTACGTCTGTACTTGCTTTAATTGTAAGTCAAACTTTATCTAATAATGAGACGGGTGTGCAGTTGATAGAGGAGGTTGAAAATCACAGTCAGACTGAAGTCCTCACAGGAAAGTTGAAAACTAGTATCAGTTTGATCGTATATTTTATCGTGATTATCGCTGTTAGTGTTGCTTTAGGCCTTTAG
- a CDS encoding glycerate kinase type-2 family protein produces the protein MNQKQMLTELFLLGSQRCHPKNSLPDALSTIASTPKGKTIVLGAGKAAAEMAAVAVQHLTGTVEGAVVTRYGYGENVDTGAVEVIRASHPVPDNNSILASQRILEKAMTATADDHVVFLVSGGGSALLCSPCEGITLDEKKAITKSLVLSGASITDINLVRKNLSKIKGGRLASSVSPARLSTYIISDVVGDDPADIASGPTVYTAECRKQALDILAKYNIAISNQVKQAILNNSSASDAGGDVHVVAKNMDALRVIAENLNGSDRQAIILGDAWQGNASEIGRLHAQEINIRCKTPGLYALISGGELTVEVRNSEGKGGPNLEYLMGLMLALDTPYDVEAIACDSDGIDGSQDNAGGYINSTSLARAKDASLDVEEYLATNNSYELFRALGDLIVTGPTGTNVNDIRIILVDSREN, from the coding sequence ATGAATCAGAAACAAATGCTTACAGAGCTTTTTTTATTAGGGTCACAACGTTGTCACCCTAAAAATAGCTTGCCGGATGCTTTATCAACAATAGCTTCAACGCCAAAAGGAAAAACGATTGTCCTAGGGGCGGGTAAAGCGGCAGCGGAGATGGCCGCCGTTGCAGTACAACATCTAACAGGCACTGTAGAGGGCGCCGTTGTTACCCGTTATGGCTATGGTGAAAATGTGGATACCGGAGCGGTGGAAGTGATCAGAGCTTCCCATCCTGTGCCCGACAATAATAGTATTTTAGCTTCACAGCGTATTTTAGAAAAAGCGATGACCGCTACTGCCGATGACCATGTTGTATTTTTGGTCTCAGGTGGAGGTTCGGCGCTTTTGTGCAGCCCTTGTGAGGGCATTACTCTTGATGAAAAAAAAGCAATCACCAAATCACTAGTATTAAGTGGTGCTTCAATTACTGATATTAACTTGGTGAGAAAAAACCTTTCCAAAATTAAAGGTGGCAGGCTTGCATCAAGTGTCAGTCCAGCACGGTTATCTACTTATATTATTTCTGATGTTGTAGGAGATGACCCTGCAGATATTGCTTCTGGGCCGACAGTCTATACAGCAGAGTGTCGCAAACAGGCACTTGATATATTGGCGAAATACAATATTGCTATCTCTAATCAAGTGAAACAAGCCATATTAAATAATTCCTCTGCCAGCGACGCAGGTGGAGATGTGCATGTTGTTGCAAAAAATATGGATGCTCTAAGAGTGATTGCTGAAAATCTCAATGGAAGTGACAGGCAGGCAATTATTCTTGGTGATGCTTGGCAAGGAAATGCCAGTGAGATCGGTAGACTGCATGCCCAAGAAATTAATATACGATGTAAAACACCCGGCCTTTATGCTTTGATTTCAGGTGGTGAATTAACCGTTGAAGTACGCAATTCAGAAGGTAAGGGTGGTCCCAATTTAGAATATCTTATGGGCCTGATGCTAGCGTTGGATACCCCTTATGATGTTGAAGCTATCGCGTGTGACAGTGATGGCATTGATGGCTCGCAAGATAATGCTGGCGGTTATATTAATTCCACATCATTGGCACGAGCGAAAGACGCAAGCCTTGATGTTGAAGAATATTTGGCCACTAATAATAGCTATGAGCTTTTTCGAGCGCTAGGTGATCTAATTGTGACTGGGCCAACAGGCACTAATGTCAATGATATTCGTATTATTTTAGTGGACTCCAGAGAAAACTAA
- a CDS encoding MGH1-like glycoside hydrolase domain-containing protein translates to MDLDSRAREVMQDNDLGNYTVPTKGLYPYQWNWDSAFCALGFNTYSEDRAWLEIETLFASQWQSGFVPHIIFHKQDPNYFPGPDVWQSNTSPECTGITQPPVSASMILALWKSGDKRANKARLQAIFPKLVACHRWFYRTRDPLNKGLVLTVHPWETGRDNSPEWDAAARRIDTSEVGTYQRKDITHVNKDMRPLDEEYDRYITLLKFGRATQWDHDRIAKESPFKVIDVCMTMILSRADHDLMLLAEELGEAAIVEELKTRIALTRNNINYLWDDQLKAFCSKDLISGLPSGHITSASFLAFYADVGSQEQREYLLAHLDRIASKVKYLIPSLDPESDRFDSMRYWRGPVWSVVNYLAALGLKECGQSVWAQRILDDTRALVKESGFYEAFCPLTGAGTGGDHFTWTAAIWLYWLDI, encoded by the coding sequence GTGGATTTAGACTCTCGCGCACGAGAAGTAATGCAGGATAATGATTTAGGCAATTACACCGTACCTACTAAGGGGCTGTATCCTTATCAATGGAATTGGGATTCAGCGTTTTGTGCACTTGGTTTTAATACCTATTCTGAAGATCGTGCCTGGCTTGAAATTGAAACATTGTTTGCTTCCCAGTGGCAAAGTGGTTTTGTGCCCCATATTATCTTTCATAAGCAAGATCCTAACTATTTTCCTGGGCCCGATGTTTGGCAAAGTAATACTTCACCAGAATGTACCGGCATCACTCAGCCGCCTGTTTCCGCCAGTATGATTTTGGCTTTGTGGAAGAGTGGAGATAAGCGTGCAAATAAAGCACGCTTGCAAGCTATTTTCCCGAAATTAGTGGCTTGTCATCGCTGGTTTTATCGCACGCGCGATCCTTTAAATAAAGGCTTGGTGTTAACTGTACACCCGTGGGAAACCGGACGAGATAATTCGCCTGAATGGGATGCGGCTGCGCGACGTATTGATACGTCAGAAGTGGGAACTTATCAACGTAAAGACATTACTCATGTCAATAAAGATATGCGGCCGCTGGATGAGGAGTATGATCGCTATATCACTTTACTGAAATTTGGTCGAGCTACGCAGTGGGATCATGATCGTATTGCTAAGGAAAGTCCTTTTAAAGTCATCGATGTGTGCATGACGATGATTTTATCAAGAGCTGATCACGACCTGATGCTACTTGCAGAAGAGTTAGGTGAGGCGGCTATTGTTGAAGAGTTAAAAACAAGAATTGCTTTGACAAGAAATAATATAAATTATCTATGGGACGATCAGTTAAAGGCATTTTGTTCAAAAGATCTTATTAGCGGTTTGCCATCGGGTCATATTACCAGTGCCTCTTTTTTAGCATTTTATGCGGATGTTGGTTCCCAAGAGCAACGTGAATATTTGCTGGCGCACCTCGATCGCATCGCTAGTAAAGTTAAATACTTAATACCCAGTTTAGATCCAGAGTCAGATAGATTTGATTCCATGCGTTATTGGCGTGGCCCGGTTTGGAGTGTGGTAAATTATTTGGCTGCGCTAGGTTTAAAAGAATGCGGACAATCTGTTTGGGCACAGAGAATTTTAGATGATACGCGAGCACTTGTTAAAGAATCTGGTTTTTACGAGGCATTTTGTCCTCTCACTGGAGCTGGAACAGGTGGTGATCACTTTACCTGGACTGCGGCAATCTGGTTGTATTGGTTGGATATATAG